The Desulfonatronospira thiodismutans ASO3-1 region ACCTGCCTTGGCCTCCAGAACGTCCAGCTGCTTATCCCCCTGGGCAAACTCCTGGGAAATCTGCTCCAGGTATCTCCAGGCCAGTTCCTTGTGTCCCTGTTCATAGGCATCCTGGGCCAGGAAAAGATATGCTGACTGGCCGGCCTGGGCGCTGGGAAACAAAAAAGCCAGGTTGCGGGCGGCTTCGGTATCATCCTGGCCCTGAAACTTTTCCTCCCAGAACAGGTAGTTAATGCTGTAATCCAGGGGGTAGGAATCTTTAAGGATCTGAAGGTCTTCCTGGTCGTCCCCCCAGAAATCCGCAGAGAACCTTTTTTCGATATTCATGCCCGCGGCATTTAAAAGCTCTTTGAAAAAAGGATACTGATTGCCCGGGAGGTCATTAAGATGCTGGTATTCACCGGTTAAAAGGGCGGCGCTCAGATGCAGGGTAAAGGGCAGATTGACGTCTTTGTCAAGAAGGTCTTTCCAGACGTTTTCAGCCTGCTCAAAGTCCTGATTCTGCAGCGTGAAGATGAACTCAAGAGAGGTCAGACCGGCCCTGACTTCCTGTGGAAGCAGGGCGGATGTAAGCTCCTGTCTGACGGATTTCAGGGCTTCAGACTCGGACCTGTCCTTGATACGGCTCAAAAAAGACGGCCATGAGCCCTGATCCGGTGTGCCAAGCTCAAAACTGTTCAGGGCGTACTCCTGCAGGTTCAGGGCGAATATATCCTTGAACCCGCGGCTTTTGGGATGCTTGAGGTCCCCGGACCACCGGCTGAAGGACTCTGTCTGCAGAAAATCTCCAAGGTTTTTCCAGAAATTGCGCAGGTCCCGGTCCTGAATATCCTGCAGATTTCTGTCCGCCATAGACCAGTGCCCCATGCTCCAGGCCGCCAGGACCTGTGAAACCTTTTTTCTATCAGAAGACGATACCCTGTCCAGGGCAGGGTCCTGGGAAACGTCCTGTGCAGCCTCGGAAAACGGGCCCGCCACTTCCTCCCAGAAGCTTTCCTCCGGCCAGGCCTTGCTTCCCAGGCTAAGAGCCTGAAGCATGATCTGTTTGCGTCCCTGGCTTATATCGTCCACAGACAGGGAGGAAAAGTACCATCTTTTCCAGACTGCCTGCCAGAGGAAAGAAAGTCCCTGTTCCTGATGCATAAGTTCGGCAGTCCTGTCCTTTCCCAGGTAATCCGAGCTTTGCACTGCATGCAGGACAGCCTGGTCAAAGTCTTCTTTCTGGCGGTGACTCCTGGACTGTAAAAAGAGGAGCCGACCCTTGTAGTCATCCCGGTCCTGAGCCTCGATCCGCCCAAGGACTTCCAGGGCCTGGCCTGGATCGCCCATTTCCAGCAGGGCTTCGGCGTATTCAAGCTTTTCCGGGGTGCCGGGAGATGCCTGCAAAAGGTTGTGGGCATAGATATCCAACGCGCCGTATTCCTTGAGCCATTCCAGGTATTCATCCTGGTTGTCCCATCTTTCTGCACCGGCTTGAAGGGGAAACAGGGCCAGGCAAAGGGTTAAAATAATGCGTTTCATAGTTCTTCCATGAGGATTAAAGGATTAAAGAATCAACTTGCACTTAGGAAATAAGTAATAATAACCTATACGTTGTCTTATCCAGCACTCACTTTTGAATACTATTATTTACTTGGCAATTCTCCATAGTCAAAAGTGAGTGCTGGATTGAAAAAACCCTGTAAAGATTATTTCTACTTACCGCCTAAGGATTAAACGGGGGGTGACCCCTCAACAACTGCTGATAATTTTATAGCCTCCCAAGGAGTCAGGTCAACATTCAAATCACCCTCAGCCAAAGCCGGTCTTTTTCTCAGTCATAAAAGCTACGGACACATAGGTGGGGTGCAACATATCGATTTTATTGCCAATCCTCTCTTATTCATATAATAAAAGTTTACATAATTTACATTATGAGACAAAAGTGCAGGGCAAAAAAGGGGGGTTGCCGGCTTCAGGCAACCCCCCTTTTTTGATCAATTTCCCCAGAACTATGAATCGGGCTTGATCTTTTTCAGATATTTATCCCGGCAATCGTAGCTGCAGAAGCAATAAACCTGTCCGTCCTTCTTGATGCGCACATCGCTGTCCTTGTCCACGTATGTCCCGCAGACAGGATCCTTGACCATGATCCCGGATGCGGCCAGCTTTTCCTTTTCCTTTAACTGAGCGTCTTTCTTTTTTTTCTGATCATTGGTCAACAGCTTGTACAGAATAAAAAGCACCACAGCTATTACTATGAATTTCATCATGGCAATTATCCCTGAAGTTACGGTTTATGTTTGAAATATCTTATGCCCTTCTAACCTGAATTCAAGCCCCTGTAGCAGCCTTGCTGCCACTTGTCCGTCCGGGAGCACCAGTTCAGGGAATATCTCCAGAAGCGGAATCAGAACAAAGGCCCTGGACCCCAGACCGTGATGAGGAAGGATCAGCCCTTCTTCGTTTATTTCCATGCCTGCAAACAGAAGTATGTCCAGGTCAATGACCCGGGGTCCGTTTCGCGGTCCCGGAATACGCCCCATGTTTTTTTCCAGTTCTTTTAAGGCTGCCAGAAGATCCAGCGGCTGCCAGGAATCACCACAGCGCATCCACATGACCTGGTTGGCGAACCAGGGTTGATCTTTCATCCCCTGAGGCTCTGTCAGGTAGACAGATGATTTTTTCACCAGAGAAAGTCCTGGCAGATCTGTCAGTAATTGCGCGGCCCTTTCCAGGTTGTCCGCTGGATTTCCCATATTGGAACCCAGGCTGATAAATATATCCTGCATAAACTCTGAACAGTCAGAATATTTCATTTAATATCTTGTAGTTATTATATTTGTCTGCATTTTTTCAGAAGATTCAGGGCAAGCTTGCAGACGAATACAATTATTTCAACATGTTACTGTTACACAAGAAAAAGCAGACGCACATTTATTGAAGTGATGCTCAAGGACTTATTCGACCTCCACATCCGTAACCATTCAGGGGGCACTCAGTTGTGGTTCTGGCCATTGCGCCAAGGTCTGGGGACTGTCCCCGCTAAGTACTATCTTTGAAGGATCGTATCTGTTTAGCGCTTTTAAGGAAAGCAGGGGACAGGCACTCCGGGACCCACTTGAGCATCATTTTGTGCTTAAAACATCTCATTTTTTGGGACAAGTGGGTCCCGGAAGAGCCAGTCCCCATGCCACATGCAAAGCGCTAAACAGATACGAAGGATCACACAACTTAGCGTTTGTCATATTTTAATTGTGCAGGAAAGGTGTCGCGGGGACTGTCCCCTGGCCGTTGCGGCACCTCCTGAAGGGTTACCCACATCCCGTGCATTAAAAACCTATATTTTTCCTCTTGAAGGTGCAAGCCCGGAAAGGTAAGCTGGATTCGATAATTACTTACGAACTTTCATATTTTCCGGAGTAAACCTTCATTGTCCATTCTCGCCCAAGAGCACCCTCATGCCCGGTCCTTTCTGGAGCATGCCCTGGTCATCAAGGGACTGGCCCATCAGACCGTGGCAGCGTACACCGAGGACCTGTCCACCTTTCTGGAATTTTTGCAGGAAAAAGGCAAGGATGTCTTAGATATAAATGACCAGGTGCTCTTGGTATATCTCATGTTTCTGCGCCGCAAAGGACTTCAGAGCCGCAGCCTGGCCAGGCATATGGCCAGCCTGCGCGGGTTTTACGCTTATCTGCATGAACAGGGGCTCTTGAAGGATAACCCGGCTGAAATGCTTGAAAATCCCAAGCTGCCGCAGCTGCTTCCCAGGGTTCTGTCCATCCCGGAAGTGGAGAGCATCCTATCCCAACCTTCCACAGGGGACAAGCTCGGAGCCAGGGACAAAACCATGCTGGAGATGCTTTATGCAGCCGGACTAAGGGTATCTGAACTGATAAACCTCAAGGTCCTGGACTTCGACCCCCAGGCGGGTATAATCAGGGTGTGGGGCAAAGGTGCCCGGGAACGCCTGGTGCCTTTGCACTTCAGCTGTATGCAGTGGCTGGATTTTTACCTACAGCACTGGCGCAGCTCTTTCTCACCCCGGGTGGACAAGGTTTTTATCAATCGCTCAGGAAAGGCCCTGTCCAGACAGGGCGTATGGAAGATAATCAAGAAATACACCGTGATGGCCGGGATTAAAAAAGATGTTTCCCCGCATACCCTGCGCCACTCCTTTGCCACTCATCTGCTGGAGGGAGGAGCCGACCTGCGCACTGTCCAGGTACTTCTGGGACATTCCGACATAACAGCCACCGAGATATACACCCATGTCCAGAGCGACAGGCTCAAGTCCGCTCACGATTTTTTTCATCCCAGGTCAAAAAATACAGGAAAGCCGGTTCATGCAGAAAAAAGATAAACTCAAGGCTCCAACGGTAATAACCTGTCATGTGAACGCCGATTTTGATGCCCTTTCTTCCATGATTGCAGCCAGCAAGATGTACCCGGAAGCAGTACTCATCTTTCCCGGCAGCCAGGAGAAAAATCTGAAAAATTTTTTCATCCAGAGTGCTACCTACCTGTACAATTTCAAATCCTTCAAGGACATCGATCCGGAGTCGGTACAAAGGCTGGTGGTGGTGGACACCAGGCAGAAATCCAGGGTCAGGCACGTGGAACAGCTTCTGGATAAAGAAGATTTAAGCATTCACCTGTACGACCATCACCCGGACTCGGAAGAAGACCTCAAGGGAGACCTGGAAGAGGTGCACCCGTGGGGATCCACCATCTCCGTTATTTCCAGGTTGCTCAAGGATCAGCAGATCCAGCTTACCGATGATGAAGCCACGATAATGGGTCTGGGGGTATACGAGGATACCGGCTGTTTCACCTTCAGGTCCACCACTACCCATGATTTTTCAGCCGCTTCATGGCTGCTCTCCCAGGGCATGGATCTCAATGTGGTCTCGGATCTGATCACCCGTGACCTGAGCGCCGAACAGGTCTCCATACTCAATTCCATGCTGGAGGCGGCCACAACGCACAAAATTAAGGGGATCGACGTGGTGGTCACGGAAATCTCCCTGGATCATTATGTAGGTGATTTTGCCCTCCTGGCCCACAAGCTCCTGGATATGGAAAACATTCGGGTTCTTTTCGCCCTGGGGCGCATGCACGACCGGGTGCACCTGGTGGCCAGAAGCAGGACCGCTGATGTGGATGTAGGTCAGATATGCTCTTC contains the following coding sequences:
- a CDS encoding tetratricopeptide repeat protein, which translates into the protein MKRIILTLCLALFPLQAGAERWDNQDEYLEWLKEYGALDIYAHNLLQASPGTPEKLEYAEALLEMGDPGQALEVLGRIEAQDRDDYKGRLLFLQSRSHRQKEDFDQAVLHAVQSSDYLGKDRTAELMHQEQGLSFLWQAVWKRWYFSSLSVDDISQGRKQIMLQALSLGSKAWPEESFWEEVAGPFSEAAQDVSQDPALDRVSSSDRKKVSQVLAAWSMGHWSMADRNLQDIQDRDLRNFWKNLGDFLQTESFSRWSGDLKHPKSRGFKDIFALNLQEYALNSFELGTPDQGSWPSFLSRIKDRSESEALKSVRQELTSALLPQEVRAGLTSLEFIFTLQNQDFEQAENVWKDLLDKDVNLPFTLHLSAALLTGEYQHLNDLPGNQYPFFKELLNAAGMNIEKRFSADFWGDDQEDLQILKDSYPLDYSINYLFWEEKFQGQDDTEAARNLAFLFPSAQAGQSAYLFLAQDAYEQGHKELAWRYLEQISQEFAQGDKQLDVLEAKAGILMDMGREEESLQTYQVLLSRDPQRLEPQRRLNLALMIQEKGRWSEAEEILSSMWEQREDFEKGIQAEILFWLGEGAQHQGRLEDALDKYLRLAWEFPEENIWAVTAMYRAGLIYEQREMYSVAARMFEKVIRNAGRDSQKKAAEQRLDSVESRQKSDADGMFLF
- a CDS encoding YHS domain-containing protein: MMKFIVIAVVLFILYKLLTNDQKKKKDAQLKEKEKLAASGIMVKDPVCGTYVDKDSDVRIKKDGQVYCFCSYDCRDKYLKKIKPDS
- the folK gene encoding 2-amino-4-hydroxy-6-hydroxymethyldihydropteridine diphosphokinase, which encodes MKYSDCSEFMQDIFISLGSNMGNPADNLERAAQLLTDLPGLSLVKKSSVYLTEPQGMKDQPWFANQVMWMRCGDSWQPLDLLAALKELEKNMGRIPGPRNGPRVIDLDILLFAGMEINEEGLILPHHGLGSRAFVLIPLLEIFPELVLPDGQVAARLLQGLEFRLEGHKIFQT
- the xerD gene encoding site-specific tyrosine recombinase XerD encodes the protein MSILAQEHPHARSFLEHALVIKGLAHQTVAAYTEDLSTFLEFLQEKGKDVLDINDQVLLVYLMFLRRKGLQSRSLARHMASLRGFYAYLHEQGLLKDNPAEMLENPKLPQLLPRVLSIPEVESILSQPSTGDKLGARDKTMLEMLYAAGLRVSELINLKVLDFDPQAGIIRVWGKGARERLVPLHFSCMQWLDFYLQHWRSSFSPRVDKVFINRSGKALSRQGVWKIIKKYTVMAGIKKDVSPHTLRHSFATHLLEGGADLRTVQVLLGHSDITATEIYTHVQSDRLKSAHDFFHPRSKNTGKPVHAEKR